From Brassica oleracea var. oleracea cultivar TO1000 chromosome C3, BOL, whole genome shotgun sequence, a single genomic window includes:
- the LOC106333932 gene encoding uncharacterized protein LOC106333932: MAVRILTVWLFIVFAIIVVVSPLPVSSRKLLEMKKQENLTVREEEKNHMPHVTKTTTLTALPKGKIQNSTPSKKGYAVISNVKHRSRHLSTVYRLLQSVPSPGVGH; the protein is encoded by the coding sequence ATGGCCGTTCGTATATTGACCGTCTGGCTTTTCATAGTCTTCGCCATCATCGTCGTGGTCTCGCCGTTGCCAGTTTCTTCAAGAAAGCTGTTGGAGATGAAGAAACAAGAGAACTTGACCGTGAGAGAGGAAGAGAAGAATCACATGCCTCACGTGACCAAAACCACAACCCTAACTGCTCTGCCAAAGGGAAAAATCCAAAACTCGACGCCGAGCAAAAAGGGTTACGCCGTCATCTCCAACGTAAAGCACCGATCTCGACATCTCTCCACCGTTTACCGGCTTCTTCAGTCCGTTCCCAGTCCCGGCGTTGGCCATTGA